In a genomic window of Gossypium arboreum isolate Shixiya-1 chromosome 7, ASM2569848v2, whole genome shotgun sequence:
- the LOC108458971 gene encoding FHA domain-containing protein FHA2 yields the protein MGTTGGSDVEAGFAKLQGEDFEYYMQTYSIMLGRNSKKSTVDVDLASLGGGMNISRHHARIFYDFTRRRFALEVLGKNGCLVEGVLHLPGNPPVKLDSQDLLQIGDKQFYFLLPVRSILGGALAPRHHVSIYQTAGAGSAAGGVPHYGHHGGAEMGRTVGSVAGSAVVAAGAKKGRGREYYEDEYGEEEDVGSGGKKVRREDWYSGTEAGSGGKVGLAGALVPVEKKGEGRSRVDRESDNQQLMQLEEKDVVSSVATVLSDLCGPGEWMAMEKLHAELVEQFSSVWHHSRVRRYLTSEDWPGPESKGKPWYGLLMLLRKYPEHFVINTRSKGRITLEFVSLVSLLS from the exons ATGGGCACGACGGGTGGGAGCGACGTGGAGGCGGGATTCGCCAAGCTACAAGGCGAAGACTTCGAATACTACATGCAAACCTACTCCATAATGCTCGGCCGCAACTCCAAGAAATCCACCGTCGACGTCGACTTAGCCAGCCTCGGCGGCGGTATGAACATTTCCCGCCACCATGCTCGCATCTTCTACGACTTCACCCGACGTCGTTTCGCGCTTGAAGTCCTCGGAAAAAACGGCTGCCTCGTCGAAGGCGTCCTCCACCTTCCTGGTAACCCTCCCGTCAAGCTGGATTCACAAGACCTCCTCCAAATTGGAGATAAACAATTTTACTTTCTTCTCCCCGTGAGGAGTATTCTCGGGGGAGCCCTTGCGCCTAGGCACCATGTTTCGATTTACCAGACCGCGGGTGCTGGGTCAGCGGCTGGAGGTGTACCGCACTATGGTCACCATGGCGGGGCGGAGATGGGGAGGACGGTGGGGTCCGTGGCGGGTTCTGCTGTGGTGGCAGCGGGAGCAAAGAAAGGGAGAGGAAGAGAGTATTATGAGGATGAGTACGGGGAGGAAGAGGATGTTGGGAGTGGTGGGAAGAAGGTTAGAAGGGAAGATTGGTATAGTGGAACCGAGGCCGGTTCCGGAGGAAAGGTGGGGTTGGCCGGAGCATTAG TTCCTGTAGAGAAGAAGGGAGAGGGAAGATCTAGAGTTGACCGAGAATCTGATAATCAACAACTTATGCAGTTGGAAGAGAAGGATGTGGTTTCTTCTGTAGCTACTGTGCTTTCAGATCTTTGTGGTCCTGGAGAATGGATGGCCATGGAGAAACTCCACGCTGAG TTAGTTGAACAGTTTAGTAGCGTCTGGCATCACAGCAGAGTTAGAAGATACCTTACATCCGAGGACTGGCCCGGTCCTGAATCCAAGGGGAAACCATGGTACGGTCTGCTTATGTTGTTGAGAAAATATCCTGAACACTTTGTCATTAACACAAGATCCAAGGGTCGGATAACATTGGAGTTCGTCTCTCTTGTATCTTTGCTTTCGTAG
- the LOC108470836 gene encoding uncharacterized protein LOC108470836 isoform X1, protein MVREERVESFYARLRESARASSLSPLLIFPSTSDVDSLCALKIIFHILESDSVRYSCYPVSSFQEIREYAASELSSSSEEPVTMLLINWGCHRDLQEDLKLGSAARVFVVDSHRPIHLHNLSDQNDQVVVLYTNDDERLADLAYDFEVMELANASYCLHNSELDGEEDEDSESEDDDDDEDEEVEGKARDGSRKRRRLSSEGEEEPPARRFKKLKREYYRMGTFHGKPSGCLMYDLSHCLRKNTNELLWLACVSLTDQFVHERLTDERYEAGVMELQQHINSLGNLDAVTSVTLKDGTKVRAPDSSRIAYEEEPRLMLLREWNLFDSMLCSSYIAPKLKTWSDNGMKKLKLLLARMGFALVDCQQKFQYMNHEVKQKMKDQFEQILPDYGLDDFYYKSFLRLHGYTSRVSAADMVYGVTALLESFVQSDGSCALKQFGVAYDALSLSNLDKLKSGMQQAIKIQRAILRQGSAAITKSGCIRSGRKFRWVKLEDSVDTNLLGHPQALTKFCYFLMDALKEKGAKLKPLLCACMLQEPSKVLIVGVCGKPRLGALQGNAFGLAFRNAAEETGAEFFHELFESSWIVLDAGVVNSFMVKLTERL, encoded by the coding sequence ATGGTGAGGGAGGAAAGAGTGGAGTCATTTTACGCGAGGCTAAGGGAATCGGCTAGGGCATCGTCTCTCTCGCCTTTACTCATATTCCCGTCAACGTCTGATGTTGACTCTCTATGTGCTCTCAAAATCATTTTCCACATTCTTGAATCTGATTCAGTCCGGTACTCGTGTTATCCGGTGTCTTCTTTTCAAGAAATCAGAGAATACGCTGCTTCTGAGTTGAGCTCTTCATCTGAGGAGCCCGTTACTAtgcttttgataaactgggggtGCCACCGTGACCTACAGGAGGATCTTAAGTTAGGGTCAGCTGCCAGGGTTTTTGTTGTTGATAGTCATAGGCCGATTCATTTGCATAATTTGAGTGATCAGAATGATCAGGTGGTTGTTCTTTATACTAATGATGATGAGCGGTTGGCTGATCTCGCATATGATTTTGAAGTTATGGAGTTGGCAAATGCTAGCTATTGTTTGCATAATTCGGAGTTGGATGGCGAAGAAGATGAAGATAGTGAAAGtgaggatgatgatgatgatgaggatGAAGAGGTGGAAGGGAAAGCCAGGGATGGTTCTAGGAAAAGAAGAAGACTGTCTTCAGAAGGTGAAGAAGAGCCACCGGCCAGGCGTTTTAAGAAACTGAAAAGGGAGTATTATCGGATGGGAACATTCCATGGGAAGCCATCAGGTTGTTTGATGTATGATTTGTCGCATTGTTTGAGGAAAAACACAAATGAGTTGCTGTGGCTGGCTTGTGTTTCACTTACAGATCAGTTTGTTCATGAGAGGCTAACAGATGAGAGGTATGAAGCAGGGGTTATGGAGCTTCAGCAGCATATTAACAGTTTAGGGAATCTGGATGCGGTTACTTCGGTGACGCTTAAAGACGGTACCAAGGTTCGAGCACCTGATTCCTCAAGAATtgcctatgaagaagaaccaagaCTTATGCTGTTAAGAGAGTGGAATTTATTTGATTCAATGCTGTGTTCCTCGTACATTGCCCCAAAGTTGAAGACCTGGAGTGATAATGGCATGAAAAAGCTTAAGCTTCTCCTTGCAAGGATGGGATTTGCACTTGTGGATTGCCAGCAGAAGTTTCAGTACATGAATCATGAAGTAAAACAGAAGATGAAAGATCAATTCGAACAAATTTTGCCTGACTATGGACTTGATGATTTCTACTACAAAAGTTTCTTGCGTCTTCATGGTTATACGTCGAGGGTTTCAGCTGCAGACATGGTATATGGGGTCACTGCACTGCTTGAATCTTTTGTGCAATCAGATGGCTCGTGTGCTTTGAAGCAGTTTGGGGTGGCATACGATGCGCTGTCCCTAAGCAATCTTGATAAGCTGAAATCCGGAATGCAACAGGCGATCAAGATACAAAGGGCTATTCTTAGGCAAGGAAGTGCTGCAATAACAAAGAGTGGGTGCATCAGGAGTGGGAGAAAGTTTAGGTGGGTGAAGCTTGAAGATTCAGTAGATACAAATCTGTTGGGTCACCCCCAGGCCCTCACCAAGTTCTGTTACTTTCTAATGGATGCCTTGAAGGAGAAAGGAGCTAAGTTGAAGCCTTTGCTTTGTGCTTGCATGTTGCAAGAGCCATCTAAGGTGTTGATTGTTGGGGTCTGCGGAAAGCCTCGTCTTGGAGCACTTCAAGGGAATGCGTTCGGTCTTGCATTCAGGAATGCTGCCGAGGAAACCGGAGCTGAATTCTTCCATGAGCTTTTCGAATCTTCATGGATTGTATTGGATGCTGGCGTTGTTAATTCCTTCATGGTCAAATTAACTGAAAGGCTTTGA
- the LOC108471444 gene encoding dolichol-phosphate mannose synthase subunit 3 yields the protein MKHVLKLFSLLVVISALWIGLLQASIIPRSHTWLLPIYFIVSLGCYGLLMVGVGLMRFPTCPREALLLQKDIAEAKDFLKQKGVDVGSD from the exons ATGAAGCATGTTTTAAAGCTTTTCTCTCTGTTGGTGGTCATCTCTGCACTTTGGATTGGCCTTTTGCAGGCATCCATAATACCACGAAGCCATACTTGGTTG CTGCCAATTTATTTTATTGTGTCACTTGGatgctatggcttattaatggTTGGAGTTGGACTAATGCGATTCCCTACTTGCCCTCGAGAAGCATTGCTGCTGCAGAAG GACATTGCTGAAGCCAAGGATTTTCTGAAACAAAAGGGGGTTGATGTTGGTTCCGATTGA
- the LOC108458326 gene encoding uncharacterized protein LOC108458326, with protein MGGLRESWCFCKGVSKTERMKGTIFSSKAPAMARITGAAADGISVTGFLIHRNLLLTTHVNLPSVAAAESSEIRLQNGVAATLVPQRFFITSSVLDLTIVGLDAVDGESNTQGHQPHYLKTCSKPNLYLGSAVYLLGYTEKQEVIVGEGKVVIATDNLIKLSTDGITWNPGSAGFDSHGNLAFMICDPMKLATSPNTKSSGTSSSSSSSWKKDTPMQFGIPIPVICDWLNQHWEGSLDEVTKPKLPIIRLMSSGQKSEHSSASFTMRQVFKSTGDDNDITPSSSNVITKTRDQPGPSSSAAVNTIEEETLCSDPHTAHVQGIPTPEIYESPKLTSVPLRKKETTPVQLLNINFPPRVVKTAIVLEPAKQQLLNSDENALKELPSESPLIEDHIKNRVQISPSEDADVASMASVNGAQSEVQSSSSLVEQHPEMYNGYSSEGETMYSAETAESRNYTSPREGKFQQVGRSQSCVGYTRWGAVQRNPVARRALLEKQRSFIHGKKTYSQGATSQRSNDYFSPTVSSIMKKRNNPEQPPSKPRQSIVHSSPRWH; from the exons ATGGGTGGTTTAAGAGAGTCATGGTGTTTTTGCAAAGGAGTAAGCAAGACGGAAAGAATGAAGGGCACCATTTTCTCAAGTAAAGCTCCAGCAATGGCCAGAATCACCGGCGCCGCCGCTGATGGAATCTCTGTTACCGGATTCCTCATCCACCGGAATCTTCTCTTAACTACTCACGTTAACCTCCCTTCCGTAGCTGCTGCTGAGAGCTCCGAGATCCGGCTCCAAAATGGCGTTGCTGCCACTCTCGTACCTCAAAG GTTTTTCATTACCAGTTCTGTTTTAGATCTAACAATAGTGGGCTTAGATGCCGTGGATGGAGAATCAAATACCCAGGGGCACCAACCTCATTACTTGAAGACGTGTTCTAAACCAAATTTATATCTAGGAAGTGCCGTTTACCTTCTAGGTTACACCGAGAAACAAGAAGTGATAGTAGGTGAAGGAAAGGTGGTGATTGCCACGGACAATCTCATAAAACTGTCAACCGATGGAATAACATGGAACCCTGGCTCTGCCGGATTTGATTCACATGGGAACCTTGCATTCATGATCTGTGATCCTATGAAGCTAGCTACCTCTCCTAATACCAAGTCATCTGGGACTTCTTCTTCATCCTCATCATCATGGAAGAAAGATACACCTATGCAGTTTGGTATTCCCATACCCGTCATTTGCGATTGGTTAAACCAACATTGGGAAGGAAGTCTTGATGAAGTTACCAAACCCAAGCTACCAATTATTAGATTGATGTCTTCAGGCCAGAAGAGTGAGCATTCTTCTGCATCCTTTACAATGCGCCAGGTTTTCAAGTCAACAGGAGACGATAATGACATAACACCATCTTCATCAAATGTAATCACAAAAACTAGGGATCAACCAGGACCCAGCTCTTCTGCTGCAGTGAACACTATCGAAGAAGAGACGCTATGTTCTGATCCACATACTGCGCATGTGCAAGGAATTCCAACTCCTGAAATATATGAATCCCCAAAGCTGACATCAGTCCCTCTTAGGAAGAAAGAGACCACCCCAGTTCAGCTTTTGAATATAAATTTTCCTCCCAGGGTTGTGAAAACTGCTATAGTTTTGGAGCCTGCCAAACAACAGCTTCTGAATTCAGATGAGAATGCTTTGAAGGAGCTTCCATCAGAAAGCCCATTGATTGAAGATCATATCAAGAATAGAGTACAGATAAGTCCTAGTGAGGATGCTGATGTTGCCTCGATGGCATCTGTAAATGGGGCCCAGAGTGAGGTTCAGTCTAGTTCATCTCTGGTTGAACAACATCCGGAGATGTATAATGGGTACAGTAGTGAGGGGGAGACCATGTACTCTGCCGAAACTGCTGAGAGTAGAAACTACACAAGTCCTAGAGAAGGGAAGTTTCAGCAAGTGGGAAGGAGCCAGAGCTGTGTGGGTTACACAAGATGGGGAGCAGTTCAAAGAAATCCGGTGGCTCGCAGGGCATTGCTAGAAAAGCAGAGGAGCTTTATACATGGAAAGAAGACTTACTCACAAGGGGCAACTTCTCAAAGAAGTAACGACTACTTCAGCCCAACAGTTTCCTCAATCATGAAGAAAAGAAACAACCCAGAGCAGCCACCAAGCAAACCACGTCAAAGCATCGTTCATTCATCCCCAAGATGGCATTGA
- the LOC108470836 gene encoding uncharacterized protein LOC108470836 isoform X2 produces the protein MLLINWGCHRDLQEDLKLGSAARVFVVDSHRPIHLHNLSDQNDQVVVLYTNDDERLADLAYDFEVMELANASYCLHNSELDGEEDEDSESEDDDDDEDEEVEGKARDGSRKRRRLSSEGEEEPPARRFKKLKREYYRMGTFHGKPSGCLMYDLSHCLRKNTNELLWLACVSLTDQFVHERLTDERYEAGVMELQQHINSLGNLDAVTSVTLKDGTKVRAPDSSRIAYEEEPRLMLLREWNLFDSMLCSSYIAPKLKTWSDNGMKKLKLLLARMGFALVDCQQKFQYMNHEVKQKMKDQFEQILPDYGLDDFYYKSFLRLHGYTSRVSAADMVYGVTALLESFVQSDGSCALKQFGVAYDALSLSNLDKLKSGMQQAIKIQRAILRQGSAAITKSGCIRSGRKFRWVKLEDSVDTNLLGHPQALTKFCYFLMDALKEKGAKLKPLLCACMLQEPSKVLIVGVCGKPRLGALQGNAFGLAFRNAAEETGAEFFHELFESSWIVLDAGVVNSFMVKLTERL, from the coding sequence AtgcttttgataaactgggggtGCCACCGTGACCTACAGGAGGATCTTAAGTTAGGGTCAGCTGCCAGGGTTTTTGTTGTTGATAGTCATAGGCCGATTCATTTGCATAATTTGAGTGATCAGAATGATCAGGTGGTTGTTCTTTATACTAATGATGATGAGCGGTTGGCTGATCTCGCATATGATTTTGAAGTTATGGAGTTGGCAAATGCTAGCTATTGTTTGCATAATTCGGAGTTGGATGGCGAAGAAGATGAAGATAGTGAAAGtgaggatgatgatgatgatgaggatGAAGAGGTGGAAGGGAAAGCCAGGGATGGTTCTAGGAAAAGAAGAAGACTGTCTTCAGAAGGTGAAGAAGAGCCACCGGCCAGGCGTTTTAAGAAACTGAAAAGGGAGTATTATCGGATGGGAACATTCCATGGGAAGCCATCAGGTTGTTTGATGTATGATTTGTCGCATTGTTTGAGGAAAAACACAAATGAGTTGCTGTGGCTGGCTTGTGTTTCACTTACAGATCAGTTTGTTCATGAGAGGCTAACAGATGAGAGGTATGAAGCAGGGGTTATGGAGCTTCAGCAGCATATTAACAGTTTAGGGAATCTGGATGCGGTTACTTCGGTGACGCTTAAAGACGGTACCAAGGTTCGAGCACCTGATTCCTCAAGAATtgcctatgaagaagaaccaagaCTTATGCTGTTAAGAGAGTGGAATTTATTTGATTCAATGCTGTGTTCCTCGTACATTGCCCCAAAGTTGAAGACCTGGAGTGATAATGGCATGAAAAAGCTTAAGCTTCTCCTTGCAAGGATGGGATTTGCACTTGTGGATTGCCAGCAGAAGTTTCAGTACATGAATCATGAAGTAAAACAGAAGATGAAAGATCAATTCGAACAAATTTTGCCTGACTATGGACTTGATGATTTCTACTACAAAAGTTTCTTGCGTCTTCATGGTTATACGTCGAGGGTTTCAGCTGCAGACATGGTATATGGGGTCACTGCACTGCTTGAATCTTTTGTGCAATCAGATGGCTCGTGTGCTTTGAAGCAGTTTGGGGTGGCATACGATGCGCTGTCCCTAAGCAATCTTGATAAGCTGAAATCCGGAATGCAACAGGCGATCAAGATACAAAGGGCTATTCTTAGGCAAGGAAGTGCTGCAATAACAAAGAGTGGGTGCATCAGGAGTGGGAGAAAGTTTAGGTGGGTGAAGCTTGAAGATTCAGTAGATACAAATCTGTTGGGTCACCCCCAGGCCCTCACCAAGTTCTGTTACTTTCTAATGGATGCCTTGAAGGAGAAAGGAGCTAAGTTGAAGCCTTTGCTTTGTGCTTGCATGTTGCAAGAGCCATCTAAGGTGTTGATTGTTGGGGTCTGCGGAAAGCCTCGTCTTGGAGCACTTCAAGGGAATGCGTTCGGTCTTGCATTCAGGAATGCTGCCGAGGAAACCGGAGCTGAATTCTTCCATGAGCTTTTCGAATCTTCATGGATTGTATTGGATGCTGGCGTTGTTAATTCCTTCATGGTCAAATTAACTGAAAGGCTTTGA
- the LOC108458334 gene encoding uncharacterized protein LOC108458334: MNTIGSRGPSLRGYQWRKVVLDLNAPPCEIIEQEGTSEQVGLKEVACQPVHPASPATIDVEVIDDDVTETSATAFAEAKNNSRRCSGRTVVDVDSGWLTRSTNNNQNKHRRPPPSQTVINCDHYINLESTPQFIVKEILKPQPPPTFNCPICMGPLTEEMSTRCGHIFCKACIKAAIAVQRKCPTCRKKVTVKELFRVFLPSAS, encoded by the exons ATGAACACTATTGGATCGAGGGGTCCTTCTCTTAGAGGATATCAATGGAGGAAGGTAGTGCTAGATCTAAATGCTCCTCCCTGTGAAATCATAGAACAGGAGGGTACTTCAGAACAGGTTGGCCTCAAGGAAGTGGCCTGCCAACCCGTACATCCTGCATCACCTGCTACTATTGATGTTGAAGTTATTGATGATGATGTAACTGAAACTTCTGCTACAGCATTTGCAGAG GCTAAAAACAACTCAAGGAGGTGCAGTGGAAGGACTGTTGTTGATGTAGATTCAG GATGGCTGACTAGGTCAACTAATAATAATCAGAACAAACATAGAAGACCTCCTCCGAGCCAAACAGTTATCAATTGTGATCATTACATTAATTTGGAAAGCACGCCGCAATTTATT GTCAAGGAAATTCTAAAGCCGCAACCACCTCCAACCTTCAATTGTCCAATTTGTATGGGTCCATTAACCGAGGAGATGTCGACAAGGTGTGGACACATATTCTGCAAGGCATGCATTAAAGCTGCAATAGCTGTCCAGAGAAAATGCCCAACTTGCAGGAAAAAAGTCACTGTGAAGGAACTATTTAGGGTCTTCCTTCCTTCTGCTAGTTAA